In one Brassica oleracea var. oleracea cultivar TO1000 chromosome C9, BOL, whole genome shotgun sequence genomic region, the following are encoded:
- the LOC106313955 gene encoding uncharacterized protein LOC106313955, whose protein sequence is MDEENIPMEDPCGEEYVCGDPKVDIRVGDEYQAEIPPLISESERATYLSNPLASESNAVVVGLPLDITWIDTKLKDDVNVDMNESLKSLKTKRNRRDQKMNLEAVPERSSSSWEDLEVDAFVLGLYTFGKNFTQAKTFLESKETGELLSFYYGKFYKSSKHKIWSNPLKKRSRKCIQGKKLYSGWRLHQLLSRLMPSITDESLKTKLVNVSKSLAEGNTSLEKYISSVKELVGLKSLVEAVAIGKDKEDLTVLTTEPVKSKQWFTVSSSAAVPAGLGVYSSLTCDEIIEKLGGGSRLSKARCNDIFWEAVWPRLLARGWRSEQPKDRGKDNIVFLIPGVKKFSRRKLVKQNHYFDSISDIIKKVVSDPELLEFDEAVEIRAPSENNQDQLKRLYLKSPESSSSTHMKFTVVDTTSLASGGKLCAFRELKNPNPESLASQSKASCVDVEKHGKECKWEKRRMKKLVEEPVRFMIVDSSGIRRRRRLPASDPSSSQNNQSGTNTGVTGSGVKEEKVRSKKRSVRKSESANNHSLSSPFPLPKRRKLSACVRKDIERFGESSIKTEKAEEEEEAGDGIEILRLKTEPNELCSSERQQQEESKQLLCSSKGLEEKLIQLPSRSGADKRNSPSTDHGTTQETASIKQEEEEEQEQEQNQEMNADPPRRQSTRKRPLTTRALEALESGFYTAKSTPKPIKRERSKRIKHSANASNRAQGESDDGFLVKESTSSKPLDGVECSEPSFLSDKATRAASKPVDETEDSNRETSEFSTKRPPILLKLPFKRG, encoded by the exons ATGGATGAAGAAAACATTCCTATGGAAGATCCTTGCGGCGAAGAATATGTATGTGGAGATCCAAAAGTTGATATTCGTGTTGGAGACGAGTATCAAGCCGAGATACCTCCTTTGATATCTGAATCCGAACGTGCAACCTATCTTTCGAATCCTCTAGCTTCTGAATCTAATGCCGTAGTTGTGGGACTACCTCTTGACATAACGTGGATAGACACCAAACTTAAAGACGATGTTAATGTAGACATGAATGAGTCTCTCAAATCTCTGAAAACCAAAAGAAACCGCAGAGATCAAAAGATGAATCTTGAAGCTGTGCCTGAGAGATCATCCAGCTCATGGGAAGATTTGGAGGTAGATGCCTTTGTTCTTGGTCTGTACACATTCGGGAAGAACTTCACTCAGGCAAAGACGTTCTTGGAGAGCAAAGAAACAGGAGAACTGCTTTCTTTTTACTACGGAAAGTTCTACAAATCTAGCAAGCACAAGATTTGGTCTAACCCCCTTAAGAAGCGGAGTAGAAAATGCATACAAGGGAAAAAGCTTTACTCAGGCTGGAGACTACATCAGTTGCTGTCTCGTTTGATGCCCAGCATTACCGATGAATCGCTGAAAACAAAGCTTGTGAAT GTCTCAAAGTCATTAGCTGAAGGGAACACATCTCTGGAGAAATACATCAGCTCTGTGAAGGAGCTAGTGGGTCTTAAGTCTCTTGTAGAGGCAGTAGCAATCGGTAAAGACAAAGAAGATCTGACAGTTCTAACAACAGAGCCTGTTAAATCGAAGCAATGGTTCACAGTTTCCTCCTCTGCTGCGGTTCCTGCTGGTTTAGGGGTGTACAGTTCACTCACGTGTGATGAAATAATCGAGAAACTGGGCGGTGGTTCCCGTCTAAGCAAGGCCCGTTGCAATGATATCTTCTGGGAAGCTGTGTGGCCGCGTTTGCTAGCCAGAGGGTGGCGTTCTGAGCAGCCGAAAGACCGAGGCAAAGACAACATTGTCTTCCTCATCCCTGGGGTAAAGAAGTTTTCTAGACGGAAACTTGTTAAACAGAATCATTACTTTGATTCCATCAGTGATATTATTAAAAAGGTTGTTTCGGATCCTGAGCTTCTTGAGTTTGATGAGGCAGTAGAGATCAGAGCTCCCAGTGAGAATAACCAGGACCAGTTAAAACGGCTCTACCTAAAGTCTCCAGAGTCTTCTTCTTCTACTCATATGAAGTTCACTGTTGTGGATACTACTAGTTTGGCTTCAGGAGGCAAGTTGTGTGCGTTTAGGGAGCTGAAGAATCCGAATCCAGAATCTCTAGCTTCTCAATCAAAGGCCTCTTGTGTGGATGTAGAGAAGCATGGTAAAGAATGTAAGTGGGAAAAGAGACGAATGAAGAAACTGGTGGAAGAACCGGTGAGGTTCATGATTGTGGATTCATCAGGGATAAGGAGACGGAGACGTTTGCCCGCTAGTGATCCATCATCTTCGCAGAACAACCAGTCTGGTACCAATACAGGTGTGACTGGTTCTGGTGTGAAGGAGGAGAAGGTTCGGTCAAAGAAGAGGTCTGTCCGGAAATCAGAATCTGCTAACAATCATTCTCTTAGTTCTCCATTTCCCTTGCCAAAACGAAGGAAGCTCAGTGCGTGTGTAAGGAAAGATATAGAACGTTTTGGTGAAAGTTCGATCAAGACTGAGAAAGCAGAAGAAGAAGAAGAAGCTGGAGACGGGATAGAGATTCTGAGGCTAAAGACTGAACCAAATGAGTTATGTTCATCAGAAAGACAACAACAAGAGGAGTCAAAGCAGTTGTTGTGTTCTTCAAAGGGTCTGGAAGAGAAACTGATTCAACTTCCTTCAAGGTCAGGCGCAGACAAGAGGAATTCTCCTTCCACTGATCATGGAACTACTCAAGAAACTGCATCAATAAAACAAGAAGAAGAAGAAGAACAAGAACAAGAGCAAAACCAAGAGATGAACGCAGATCCTCCGAGAAGACAAAGCACAAGAAAGAGGCCATTGACGACTCGTGCTCTTGAAGCTCTTGAATCTGGATTTTACACAGCAAAGAGTACACCTAAACCGATAAAACGGGAAAGGTCTAAAAGGATCAAGCACTCAGCCAATGCGAGTAACAGAGCTCAAGGTGAGTCAGACGATGGTTTTCTTGTAAAGGAAAGTACATCAAGTAAGCCGCTGGACGGAGTAGAGTGTTCCGAACCGAGCTTTCTTTCGGATAAAGCAACAAGAGCAGCGAGTAAGCCTGTGGATGAAACAGAGGATTCTAACAGGGAGACAAGCGAGTTCTCTACTAAACGTCCTCCCATTCTTTTGAAACTTCCCTTTAAGCGAGGCTGA
- the LOC106317511 gene encoding GDSL esterase/lipase At1g58725-like isoform X1 — MKLQLLWLALVFIVVETNAAKQGKNATIPALIVFGDSIMDTGNNNRLPTLLKCNFPPYGKDFPGGLATGRFSDGRVPSDLIAEKLGIAKSLPAFMNPNLKPQDLLKGVTFASGGTGYDPLTAKIMSVISVWDQLTYFKRYISTIKQHFGEKKAQDILDNSFFVVCSSSNDLAHTFMAQSHKYDPTSYANFLADSAVKFVRELHKLGAKKIGVFSAVPVGCVPLQRTVFGGMFTRGCVESLNNMAKQFNARLSPALESLDKELDGVILYIDVYDTLFDMIQHPSKYGFEVADRGCCGRGSLAISYMCNSLNPFTCSNSSAYIFWDSYHPTERAYQVMVDNLLDKYLSKIY; from the exons ATGAAGCTTCAGTTGTTATGGCTTGCTTTGGTATTCATTGTCGTTGAAACTAATGCAGCAAAGCAAGGAAAGAATGCAACAATCCCTGCACTAATAGTTTTTGGAGATTCAATTATGGATACTGGTAATAACAATAGACTCCCAACTCTTTTGAAGTGCAATTTTCCTCCCTATGGCAAGGATTTTCCCGGCGGCTTGGCCACGGGAAGATTTTCTGATGGAAGAGTTCCCTCTGATCTCATTG CGGAAAAGTTAGGAATAGCCAAGTCACTACCAGCATTTATGAACCCGAATTTGAAGCCCCAAGATCTTCTTAAGGGTGTAACATTTGCATCTGGAGGAACTGGTTACGATCCATTAACGGCTAAGATTATG TCCGTGATATCAGTCTGGGATCAACTAACATATTTCAAGCGATATATATCAACGATCAAACAACATTTTGGAGAGAAAAAAGCTCAAGATATCTTGGACAATAGTTTTTTTGTTGTGTGTTCCAGTAGCAATGACCTCGCTCACACTTTCATGGCTCAATCTCATAAATATGACCCTACCTCATATGCTAATTTCTTGGCTGACTCAGCAGTCAAATTCGTAAGA GAATTACATAAGCTTGGAGCTAAAAAGATCGGAGTGTTTAGCGCAGTACCGGTTGGATGTGTACCACTTCAAAGAACAGTGTTTGGAGGCATGTTTACAAGAGGATGTGTTGAATCTTTAAACAACATGGCTAAACAATTCAATGCAAGGCTTTCGCCAGCACTAGAATCTTTAGATAAAGAGTTGGACGGTGTTATCCTCTACATTGATGTTTATGATACTCTTTTTGACATGATCCAACATCCTTCAAAATACG GTTTTGAGGTAGCTGATAGAGGATGTTGCGGTAGGGGCTCTCTCGCGATATCCTATATGTGCAACTCATTGAATCCATTCACATGTTCTAATTCCTCGGCCTATATATTTTGGGATAGCTACCACCCAACTGAGAGAGCTTATCAAGTTATGGTTGACAACTTGCTTGACAAATATTTAAGCAAAATCTATTGA
- the LOC106317511 gene encoding GDSL esterase/lipase At1g58725-like isoform X2 encodes MKLQLLWLALVFIVVETNAAKQGKNATIPALIVFGDSIMDTGNNNRLPTLLKCNFPPYGKDFPGGLATGRFSDGRVPSDLIAEKLGIAKSLPAFMNPNLKPQDLLKGVTFASGGTGYDPLTAKIMSVISVWDQLTYFKRYISTIKQHFGEKKAQDILDNSFFVVCSSSNDLAHTFMAQSHKYDPTSYANFLADSAVKFVRELHKLGAKKIGVFSAVPVGCVPLQRTVFGGMFTRGCVESLNNMAKQFNARLSPALESLDKELDGVILYIDVYDTLFDMIQHPSKYGCCGRGSLAISYMCNSLNPFTCSNSSAYIFWDSYHPTERAYQVMVDNLLDKYLSKIY; translated from the exons ATGAAGCTTCAGTTGTTATGGCTTGCTTTGGTATTCATTGTCGTTGAAACTAATGCAGCAAAGCAAGGAAAGAATGCAACAATCCCTGCACTAATAGTTTTTGGAGATTCAATTATGGATACTGGTAATAACAATAGACTCCCAACTCTTTTGAAGTGCAATTTTCCTCCCTATGGCAAGGATTTTCCCGGCGGCTTGGCCACGGGAAGATTTTCTGATGGAAGAGTTCCCTCTGATCTCATTG CGGAAAAGTTAGGAATAGCCAAGTCACTACCAGCATTTATGAACCCGAATTTGAAGCCCCAAGATCTTCTTAAGGGTGTAACATTTGCATCTGGAGGAACTGGTTACGATCCATTAACGGCTAAGATTATG TCCGTGATATCAGTCTGGGATCAACTAACATATTTCAAGCGATATATATCAACGATCAAACAACATTTTGGAGAGAAAAAAGCTCAAGATATCTTGGACAATAGTTTTTTTGTTGTGTGTTCCAGTAGCAATGACCTCGCTCACACTTTCATGGCTCAATCTCATAAATATGACCCTACCTCATATGCTAATTTCTTGGCTGACTCAGCAGTCAAATTCGTAAGA GAATTACATAAGCTTGGAGCTAAAAAGATCGGAGTGTTTAGCGCAGTACCGGTTGGATGTGTACCACTTCAAAGAACAGTGTTTGGAGGCATGTTTACAAGAGGATGTGTTGAATCTTTAAACAACATGGCTAAACAATTCAATGCAAGGCTTTCGCCAGCACTAGAATCTTTAGATAAAGAGTTGGACGGTGTTATCCTCTACATTGATGTTTATGATACTCTTTTTGACATGATCCAACATCCTTCAAAATACG GATGTTGCGGTAGGGGCTCTCTCGCGATATCCTATATGTGCAACTCATTGAATCCATTCACATGTTCTAATTCCTCGGCCTATATATTTTGGGATAGCTACCACCCAACTGAGAGAGCTTATCAAGTTATGGTTGACAACTTGCTTGACAAATATTTAAGCAAAATCTATTGA
- the LOC106317511 gene encoding GDSL esterase/lipase At3g43570-like isoform X3 — protein MKLQLLWLALVFIVVETNAAKQGKNATIPALIVFGDSIMDTGNNNRLPTLLKCNFPPYGKDFPGGLATGRFSDGRVPSDLIAEKLGIAKSLPAFMNPNLKPQDLLKGVTFASGGTGYDPLTAKIMSVISVWDQLTYFKRYISTIKQHFGEKKAQDILDNSFFVVCSSSNDLAHTFMAQSHKYDPTSYANFLADSAVKFVRELHKLGAKKIGVFSAVPVGCVPLQRTVFGDKELDGVILYIDVYDTLFDMIQHPSKYGFEVADRGCCGRGSLAISYMCNSLNPFTCSNSSAYIFWDSYHPTERAYQVMVDNLLDKYLSKIY, from the exons ATGAAGCTTCAGTTGTTATGGCTTGCTTTGGTATTCATTGTCGTTGAAACTAATGCAGCAAAGCAAGGAAAGAATGCAACAATCCCTGCACTAATAGTTTTTGGAGATTCAATTATGGATACTGGTAATAACAATAGACTCCCAACTCTTTTGAAGTGCAATTTTCCTCCCTATGGCAAGGATTTTCCCGGCGGCTTGGCCACGGGAAGATTTTCTGATGGAAGAGTTCCCTCTGATCTCATTG CGGAAAAGTTAGGAATAGCCAAGTCACTACCAGCATTTATGAACCCGAATTTGAAGCCCCAAGATCTTCTTAAGGGTGTAACATTTGCATCTGGAGGAACTGGTTACGATCCATTAACGGCTAAGATTATG TCCGTGATATCAGTCTGGGATCAACTAACATATTTCAAGCGATATATATCAACGATCAAACAACATTTTGGAGAGAAAAAAGCTCAAGATATCTTGGACAATAGTTTTTTTGTTGTGTGTTCCAGTAGCAATGACCTCGCTCACACTTTCATGGCTCAATCTCATAAATATGACCCTACCTCATATGCTAATTTCTTGGCTGACTCAGCAGTCAAATTCGTAAGA GAATTACATAAGCTTGGAGCTAAAAAGATCGGAGTGTTTAGCGCAGTACCGGTTGGATGTGTACCACTTCAAAGAACAGTGTTTGGAG ATAAAGAGTTGGACGGTGTTATCCTCTACATTGATGTTTATGATACTCTTTTTGACATGATCCAACATCCTTCAAAATACG GTTTTGAGGTAGCTGATAGAGGATGTTGCGGTAGGGGCTCTCTCGCGATATCCTATATGTGCAACTCATTGAATCCATTCACATGTTCTAATTCCTCGGCCTATATATTTTGGGATAGCTACCACCCAACTGAGAGAGCTTATCAAGTTATGGTTGACAACTTGCTTGACAAATATTTAAGCAAAATCTATTGA
- the LOC106313190 gene encoding uncharacterized protein LOC106313190 yields MPPSISLLLIKRISLLNINPKSRRLFHPFLVKPLSTSAQSNPNNSSSPEENHKPSSSLSSRLSFVFDQIDAIEKRHSEQDETLERIRAWRQSKQQPPPAAAALRRDPDPEKSESESVGDNERPEELTQSVLSKENGVVELVHPWPEWMELMEVLVKQNYFDHRRQRDGDDDGEDEVMMVQSLGIDVPSSSNVGAALFQDFRAVQNACVNFGKDRFDILRSLSRNEIQILVGHGCPATDRKVVFSGKLLRKRVHLDEGDVCSSCSLRNSCEKAFLLTNKEDEARTLDLMKILFTYGFDPLSDTVVANKSLLKKKSVKTVVRKLLHEVVKLSKVPIDPNLTPPVIKKAPPKVKQPPPPPKRRVGRDDVEMKKGDWLCPKCDFMNFAKNTICLQCDAKRPKRQLLPGEWECPECNFLNYRRNMACFHCDCKRPPDAFLENKTQETPRFTEGQTEKVVKRDDVSNAWNFDFDDDESDGAEVAAFEYADSSRKNQNLPMDGLRDPEEEEFGNLPPGARESSEIGGRSRRPGVGFDDFDDEDDVDSYEIDETGNREVPSRTSFASEEFSEDEQFPESKAGYNVHRGGSNRNGNSRGGFSRDNELGFSSDDEASVTPRWKSSHVASTNRGPPSRKLTFGSDDEFGLDSDMEDDGPRSGLRGGGGQRSKGARGGFNGKRRSYSASESDDDDMDDKEYRGSSFSGNRSRGGNRGRMRGGRGGFNDYNASSGFSDNRSRGRGGRTGGGRRGGFDSDGEDYRGSGRSRGNREERGGFGGRMGSRSGGFDDGFDRKSSRGGRGAGSFRGSNRGGGGRGNRHGNSDGKDTDSADFRNSRRVIER; encoded by the exons ATGCCTCCTTCAATCTCTCTCCTCCTCATCAAACGCATCTCTCTCCTCAACATAAACCCTAAAAGCCGCCGCCTTTTCCACCCATTCCTCGTGAAACCACTCTCCACCTCCGCACAGAGCAACCCTAATAACTCTTCTTCCCCTGAAGAAAACCACAAACCTTCCTCCTCCCTCTCTTCCCGCCTCAGCTTCGTCTTCGATCAGATCGATGCAATCGAGAAACGTCACTCGGAGCAAGACGAGACCCTCGAGCGTATCCGCGCTTGGCGCCAATCCAAACAGCAACCACCACCTGCTGCTGCTGCTCTTCGACGAGATCCGGATCCTGAAAAATCCGAATCCGAGTCCGTCGGGGATAATGAAAGACCGGAGGAGTTGACTCAGTCAGTGTTGAGCAAGGAGAATGGTGTGGTGGAGTTGGTGCATCCGTGGCCTGAGTGGATGGAGCTTATGGAGGTATTGGTGAAGCAGAACTACTTTGATCATAGGAGGCAACGTGACGGTGACGATGATGGTGAAGACGAGGTGATGATGGTGCAGAGTTTGGGAATCGATGTACCCTCATCATCAAATGTTGGAGCTGCTCTGTTCCAGGACTTTAGAGCTGTTCAGAACGCTTGTGTCAATTTCGGAAAAGACCGTTTCGATATTCTAAG GTCATTGTCGAGGAACGAAATTCAAATACTTGTCGGCCATGGGTGTCCAGCGACTGATAGAAAAGTTGTTTTCTCTGGGAAACTACTGAGGAAGCGTGTCCATCTCGATGAAGGAGAT GTCTGCAGTTCCTGCAGCTTGAGAAACTCGTGTGAGAAGGCGTTTCTGTTAACAAACAAAGAGGACGAGGCTCGAACCCTTGACCTCATGAAGATTTTGTTCACCTATGGTTTTGACCCATTGAGTGATACAGTAGTAGCCAACAAAAGCCTCCTCAAGAAAAAATCTGTTAAGACTGTGGTGCGCAAGCTGCTGCATGAGGTTGTCAAGTTAAGCAAAGTACCAATCGATCCTAACCTTACTCCACCAGTTATCAAGAAAGCTCCACCTAAAGTCAAGCAGCCACCTCCACCTCCTAAAAGACGCGTTGGCCGTGATGACGTTGAGATGAAGAAAGGTGATTGGCTCTGCCCAAA GTGCGATTTCATGAACTTCGCAAAGAATACCATTTGCTTACAGTGTGATGCAAAGAGACCAAAGAGACAGCTCCTTCCAGGAGAATGGGAATGCCCTGA ATGCAACTTCTTAAACTATAGGAGAAACATGGCTTGTTTTCACTGTGATTGCAAGCGTCCACCAGATGCTTTCTTAGAGAACAAAACACAAGAAACACCTCGGTTCACCGAAGGACAAACAGAGAAGGTTGTGAAGAGGGATGATGTTTCCAATGCCTGGAACTTTGATTTTGATGACGATGAATCAGACGGTGCAGAAGTTGCTGCGTTTGAATATGCGGATTCCAGTAGAAAGAATCAAAACCTTCCAATGGATGGTTTGAGAGATCCTGAAGAAGAAGAATTTGGTAATCTTCCTCCGGGAGCCCGAGAGAGTTCTGAGATTGGTGGAAGGAGCAGACGACCTGGTGTTGGGTTTGATGATTTTGACGATGAAGATGACGTTGATAGCTATGAGATAGACGAAACTGGAAACAGAGAGGTCCCTTCTCGAACTTCTTTTGCTTCTGAAGAGTTCTCAGAGGATGAACAGTTTCCAGAGTCAAAGGCTGGTTACAATGTACACAGAGGAGGAAGCAACAGGAATGGAAACAGTAGGGGAGGTTTCTCTAGGGACAATGAGCTCGGTTTCAGTTCAGATGATGAAGCTTCCGTCACTCCCAGGTGGAAATCAAGCCACGTTGCTTCAACAAACAGAGGTCCGCCTTCTAGAAAACTGACTTTTGGGTCGGACGATGAGTTTGGGCTCGACTCTGATATGGAGGACGATGGTCCCAGGTCTGGTTTAAGGGGTGGTGGTGGCCAAAGAAGTAAGGGTGCAAGAGGAGGGTTTAATGGAAAAAGAAGATCCTATTCAGCTTCAGAATCTGATGATGATGACATGGATGATAAAGAGTACAGAGGTTCAAGTTTCTCTGGTAATAGATCAAGAGGAGGGAACAGAGGAAGAATGAGAGGTGGACGGGGTGGTTTCAATGATTATAATGCCTCAAGTGGCTTCTCGGATAATAGATCAAGAGGGAGGGGAGGAAGAACAGGAGGAGGCAGAAGGGGTGGTTTTGATAGTGACGGCGAAGATTACAGAGGGTCAGGTAGATCAAGAGGGAACAGAGAAGAGAGAGGCGGGTTTGGGGGAAGAATGGGAAGCAGAAGTGGCGGTTTTGATGATGGGTTTGATAGAAAGAGCAGTAGAGGAGGACGCGGTGCAGGGAGTTTCAGGGGATCTAACAGAGGAGGAGGAGGAAGAGGAAACCGCCATGGCAATAGTGATGGTAAAGACACAGACTCTGCTGATTTCAGAAACAGTCGAAGAGTTATCGAAAGATAA
- the LOC106317628 gene encoding kynurenine formamidase-like, whose amino-acid sequence MIPFLIIATTLFLSSVIAADEAFPSIPTTFYVAKTLSDDLKPIRREVYGEGKIFDITHRYTQDMPVRESSEGVKPFLRLTTSMKNQSLSNTSEMKLSVHTGTHLDAPGHFHDKYYDAGFDSDSLDLQILNGPALLVDVPRDKNITGEVMKSPHIPKGVPRVLFRILNTDRRLMFEKEFDSSFARFMMDGAKWLVENTDIKLIGLDYLSFAAYEEAPETHKFILGERVSILYISLLKIIPVEALKLDDVEVGMYSLHCLPLRLPGAEGAPTRCILIK is encoded by the exons ATGATTCCTTTCCTCATCATCGCCACTACACTCTTCCTCTCCTCTGTCATCGCCGCTGATGAAGCTTTTCCGTCGATTCCCACTACCTTCTACGTCGCCAAGACCCTCTCTGACGATCTGAAACCGATCCGCCGGGAGGTTTATGGAGAAGGGAAGATATTCGACATAACCCACCGGTACACGCAGGATATGCCGGTCCGGGAATCGTCAGAAGGAGTTAAACCGTTCCTGCGTCTAACCACGAGTATGAAGAACCAATCCCTCTCTAATACCTCGGAGATGAAACTATCTGTTCACACCGGTACACACCTTGATGCACCAGGCCACTTTCATGACAAGTATTACGACGCTGGTTTCGATTCCGATTCGCTTGACCTCCAAATCCTAAACG GCCCTGCACTGTTGGTTGATGTTCCAAGGGATAAGAATATCACTGGTG AGGTTATGAAATCACCTCATATTCCTAA GGGAGTTCCTCGTGTGCTCTTCAGAATATTGAACACTGATAG GCGGCTTATGTTTGAGAAAGAATTCGATTCTAGCTTTGCTAGATTCATGATGGATGGGGCGAAATGGTTGGTTGAGAATACAGATATCAAACTTATTG GGCTTGATTATCTTTCTTTTGCTGCTTATGAGGAAGCGCCTGAAACGCACAAGTTTATACTAGGAGAACGGGTGAGTATACTATATATTTCCCTATTAAA GATAATCCCTGTGGAAGCGCTGAAGCTGGATGATGTGGAGGTAGGAATGTACTCGCTTCATTGCTTACCGTTGAGATTGCCTGGAGCGGAAGGTGCACCAACGAGATGTATTCTCATAAAGTGA